The genomic interval CGAGGACGAACGGCTCCGCGACCCGGTGGACGGGGTCGAGAAAGAGCAGTTAGAGGCGCTGGGCTATCTCGAACTGAAGGACTGAACTCACTCCGCGTCGCCCGATTCGGCCGACTCGATGCGGTCGGCCGCGACGTACGTGAGGTACGCCAGCAGGACGAAGGGAACGATGAGCAGGCCGTACGCGACGGCGGAGGTCAGGCCCTCTATCGCCCACGGCGTCGCGACCGTGAACAGCGCGATGAAGAAGCCGATGATGCAGAGCGGGATGAGGTTGACCGTGATGTCGAGCCACGTCTCCCGTTCGAAGATGGGGGTTGCCATGGTCGCCGGTAGCCACGCAGCCGACAAATAGGTTTCCGATTCGTCGTCCTACACCGCGCGGGGTTCCCAGAGCGACCCGAAGACCCCGGCCAAGAGGACGAGGAAGCCGCCGACGACCACCGCGAGGCCCCGGAGGCGGATGGCGTCGGTGGTGTTGAGCGCGACCGCGCCGCCAGCGACCAGACAGACCACCGACGCCGCGACCAGCGCCTTCCACGGATTGCCCACGTACTCGGACTCGCGCAGGATGCCCACGACGCTCCCGACGAACAGCAGGAGCCCGCCGACCGCGACGGGGAACAGTGCCATGACGATACCGACCTCGAAGATGGCGAGTCCGAACGCGACGAACACCGGCCACGGACTCGCCTTCCGGTACTCGTCGCTCAGCCCGGGTTGTTCGTCCATGGTAGTGGGTGGGTCCGGTGGAAACTAAAGCGCTCCGACTGCTCGGTCGGGGCGCGACGCCGACGGCGTCGCGCCGAGGGTCAGGCCCCGAGGAGCCACCCGCCGACGAAGAGCCCGCCGCTGAGGGGGTCGTTCGTGTAGTAGGAGTAGACGAACAGGAACCCGAAGTACAGCAGTACGAGCAGTCCCAGCACCTTCAGCCGGAAGCTACGGAGGTCGTCGGTCTCCTCGGCGTACGCCGACTGGAAGGCCTCGCGCTCCGCGTCCGAGAGGTCCTCCCAGTGGTCGAGCCCCTCGTGGAGGACGAGCAGTTCCTCGCTCTCCAGCGGGCGCTCGCAGTAGGGACACTCGACGGGCGACTCGTCGG from Halorussus salilacus carries:
- a CDS encoding DUF6684 family protein — protein: MATPIFERETWLDITVNLIPLCIIGFFIALFTVATPWAIEGLTSAVAYGLLIVPFVLLAYLTYVAADRIESAESGDAE
- a CDS encoding DUF7541 family protein, with amino-acid sequence MDEQPGLSDEYRKASPWPVFVAFGLAIFEVGIVMALFPVAVGGLLLFVGSVVGILRESEYVGNPWKALVAASVVCLVAGGAVALNTTDAIRLRGLAVVVGGFLVLLAGVFGSLWEPRAV
- a CDS encoding DUF7410 domain-containing protein, which encodes MTDEPLTYETRVPPDESPVECPYCERPLESEELLVLHEGLDHWEDLSDAEREAFQSAYAEETDDLRSFRLKVLGLLVLLYFGFLFVYSYYTNDPLSGGLFVGGWLLGA